The following proteins are co-located in the Pomacea canaliculata isolate SZHN2017 linkage group LG8, ASM307304v1, whole genome shotgun sequence genome:
- the LOC112571087 gene encoding multiple coagulation factor deficiency protein 2-like, whose protein sequence is MLLTMVTKVGSSVACCALLLIMTSWKVKGHAGHHSENMQQPPTSFHDPNVVGNQEHLREHLKNEININKDLSPEEMEFHYFRLHDSNNDTLLDGQEIMKALTHMMQPPELMPFEMQGKTAPDIAKLKKERYLQFMQGIVQVVDKVLETDDVDKDGYLTYPEYIVARRRDAKQMLKMQQEMLRQAEAYRQQQAELANKPKEALL, encoded by the exons ATGCTGCTGACGATGGTGACTAAAGTGGGTTCCTCGGTTGCTTGCTGCGCCCTATTGCTGATCATGACCTCTTggaaggtgaaaggtcatgcGGGTCATCACAGCGAAAATATGCAGCAGCCACCTACAAGCTTTCACGATCCAAACGTGGTCGGAAATCAAGA GCACCTCAGAGAACACTTGAAAAATGAGatcaacatcaacaaggacCTGTCACCAGAAGAGATGGAGTTCCACTATTTCCG GCTGCACGACAGCAACAACGACACCTTGCTGGACGGCCAGGAGATCATGAAGGCCTTGACCCACATGATGCAGCCGCCGGAACTGATGCCGTTTGAGATGCAGGGCAAGACGGCCCCCGACATCGCCAAGCTGAAGAAGGAGAGGTACCTGCAGTTTATGCAGGGCATTGTGC AGGTCGTGGACAAGGTTTTGGAGACGGATGACGTGGACAAAGACGGGTACTTGACGTACCCCGAGTACATTGTCGCCAGGCGGCGCGACGCCAAGCAGATGTTGAAGATGCAGCAGGAGATGCTGCGCCAGGCCGAGGCGTACCGCCAGCAGCAGGCGGAGTTGGCCAACAAACCCAAGGAGGCGCTGCTGTAG